The genomic window ACAACAGCCGCTTCCGTCGGGGTAAAAATCCCCCCGTAAATGCCACCCAAAATGATGACTGGCATCAGGATGGCCAGGATCGCATCCTTGAAAGCTTTGAGAAAATCGGTAAAGGAGTGGCTTTCCCCACCGCCCCATCCGTTCTTCTTGCTGACAAAATAGGCGTAGACAATCAGTGAAATCCCCACCAGGATTCCAGGACCAATCCCCGCTTTGAACAGATCTTCAATCGAAGTGCTGGCAGCCACACCATAAAGCACCATGGGAACGCTGGGTGGGATCATTACACCGATGGTTCCGCCAGCCGCTTGCAAGCCGGCGGAAAACCGGATGTCATATCCCTTCTTGACCATGGCAGGTATCAGGAGACCGCCAACGGCAGCGGTTGTGGCTGCCGAAGAACCGGACATGGCCGCGAAGAACATGCAGGCAATCACCGAAACAATGGCCAAACCGCCGGGCATTCGTCCGACCAGAGTATTGGCAAAAGCGATCAAGCGCGCTGAGATCCCCCCTGTCTCCATCAATTTCCCGGCCAGCAGGAAAAAGGGGACTGCCATCAGCGGGAACGAATCCGTGCCGTTGAACATCTTCTGCACAATGACAAGCAGGGGTACGTTGCCCTGTACCATGAAAGCAAGGGCGGCAGCCAGACCCAAAGCCACTGCAATCGGAACGTTAATTACCATCAACAGGATAAAGGCCAGAAACAGCACGGTTCCCATTACTGGTCACCCCCGATCCGGTTGTAATCCTGCCACGCCACATGCAGAAGATTGACAATCAGAAGCGCTCCGCTGATGGGAATAACCGAATAGACAAGGCCCATGGGCAATTGCAGGGTCGGGGATGTCTGCACCATCCCCCGCATGGCCAACGTATATCCTTCGATTGCCATGATGCCGAAGAACAGACAACTGGCCGCCGTCCCCAGCACCAAAACGATTTTCTTCAAACCGGGGGAAAGGTAGTTCAAAATATAGTCCGTGCCGATATGCGCCCTGACTGACATTGCGTACGCCGACCCCAGAAAAGTAATCCAGATGAGCAGATAGCGAGCCAACTCTTCTGTCCACGCCAGGGGTTGATCAATCAGAAACCGGAACAACACTTGCAAAAACACTGCCATCACCATGGCAAACAACAGGATGTTCACAAGAAACCGCATGATTCTGTTAAGTGCTGAAACCAATACTCCCACTGTTGTCACCTCTCCATATGGGAAGAGGAAAGCAGGCTTTCGCTTTCCTCTCATCATTTCCTACTTCGTATTCACGATATCTTCAATCAACTTTTTGCCGAACTGGCTCTCATACTTTTCATAGACCGGCTTGATGGCGTCGCGGAAGGGTTTCTTGTCCACATTCTCGAATATTTTTACGCCTTTCTCTTTCAGTTTCTTTAGCGATTCCTCTTCCATCTTGGCAATCTGTTCCCGCTCAAACTTGGCTGCCGCTTTGGCTTCTTCTGCGATGATCTTCTGAATGTCGGGCGGGAGCGTGTCCCACTTCGACTTGCTGAACATGAACACGGCCGGCGAATACACATGGCCGGTAAGGGACATGAAGGTCTGTTTCGACTCGTACAGTTTGTATTGGTCTGCCACAATGGCCGGATTCTCCTGCGCCTCGACAACTCCCTGCTGCAGGGCGGTCAACGCTTCTGTCCAAGCCATCGGAGTCGGTTTGGCACCCAATGCTTCAAACGCGGCAATATGGATCTTGTTTTCCTGGGTTCGGATCTTGATGCCTTTCAGGTCTTCAGGGCTCTTGATTTCTTTCTTGCTGTTGGTAATGTGGCGGAAACCGTTCTCTCCCCATGCAAGGCCGATGATACCCGATTTTTCCAATCCTTTCAGCAAGTCCTGACCGACCTTGCCGTCAAGCACCTTCGTCGCATGTTCCCGGCTCCCAAACAGGAACGGCAAATCCACCACGCCAATGGCCGGATAGAAGTTGGCAATCGGTGCCGTCGAGGATATGGACATGTCAGCGGTACCCAGCGACAATGCCTCCGTCAATTCCCTTTCCGCCCCCAATTGGCTCAAGGGATACACCTCGATCTTGACTTTGCCGTTGGTTCGCTTTTCTACGTTTTCTTTCAATTGTTTCAAGGACAAATGGTAGGGATGATTCTCCGTCAGGGAGTGCCCCGCCTTAAATGTATAAGTTTTCCCGTCATCTTTGGACGTCCCGGTTGTGGTTTGCTGCTTTCCACCACCGCAAGCGGTCAGAGTCAATGCTGCCCCCAACAAAACCGTCAATGCCGCTGTCCATT from Effusibacillus lacus includes these protein-coding regions:
- a CDS encoding TRAP transporter large permease, which codes for MGTVLFLAFILLMVINVPIAVALGLAAALAFMVQGNVPLLVIVQKMFNGTDSFPLMAVPFFLLAGKLMETGGISARLIAFANTLVGRMPGGLAIVSVIACMFFAAMSGSSAATTAAVGGLLIPAMVKKGYDIRFSAGLQAAGGTIGVMIPPSVPMVLYGVAASTSIEDLFKAGIGPGILVGISLIVYAYFVSKKNGWGGGESHSFTDFLKAFKDAILAILMPVIILGGIYGGIFTPTEAAVVAVVYGLVVGLFVYREIKFRDLGEIFASSAVMTAVIMLIIATANVFGFILTRENIPQELSQFMLNITDNPVITMLIINVLLLVLGTFMETAVTIILLTPILLPIITAIGVDPVLFGVIMVVNTAIGMLTPPVGINLLVAGNIAKLPNQAIERAIIPFLAIMIIDLLLITYIPSISLFLVGD
- a CDS encoding TRAP transporter small permease, with amino-acid sequence MGVLVSALNRIMRFLVNILLFAMVMAVFLQVLFRFLIDQPLAWTEELARYLLIWITFLGSAYAMSVRAHIGTDYILNYLSPGLKKIVLVLGTAASCLFFGIMAIEGYTLAMRGMVQTSPTLQLPMGLVYSVIPISGALLIVNLLHVAWQDYNRIGGDQ
- a CDS encoding TRAP transporter substrate-binding protein, yielding MKRKWTAALTVLLGAALTLTACGGGKQQTTTGTSKDDGKTYTFKAGHSLTENHPYHLSLKQLKENVEKRTNGKVKIEVYPLSQLGAERELTEALSLGTADMSISSTAPIANFYPAIGVVDLPFLFGSREHATKVLDGKVGQDLLKGLEKSGIIGLAWGENGFRHITNSKKEIKSPEDLKGIKIRTQENKIHIAAFEALGAKPTPMAWTEALTALQQGVVEAQENPAIVADQYKLYESKQTFMSLTGHVYSPAVFMFSKSKWDTLPPDIQKIIAEEAKAAAKFEREQIAKMEEESLKKLKEKGVKIFENVDKKPFRDAIKPVYEKYESQFGKKLIEDIVNTK